One Campylobacter concisus DNA segment encodes these proteins:
- a CDS encoding polyphenol oxidase family protein, whose translation MRENLEIVFDKNGITAGFTNRFGGVSEGKFSSLNLGDHVGDNLADVIKNREILARNLGVRQLKFMKQIHSDKVFVLENEDDELPECDAVITNLSDVGICVLVADCSPVVMIDEKRGVICVAHAGRAGVTLKICTKAVTLMSEKFGSKADEMSVFVGANIKGSCYEIGELDLGEFNAYKIGRNFDMNAALRDEFSALGVKNLNFSEVCTHCDERYFSYRRDGVCGRFCGFAVKFKDKNGI comes from the coding sequence ATGCGTGAAAATTTAGAGATCGTTTTTGATAAAAATGGCATCACTGCTGGCTTTACAAACAGGTTTGGCGGTGTGAGTGAGGGTAAATTTAGCTCGCTAAATCTTGGCGATCACGTGGGTGACAACCTAGCAGACGTCATCAAAAATAGAGAAATTTTGGCTAGAAATTTAGGTGTTAGGCAGCTTAAATTTATGAAGCAGATCCACTCGGACAAGGTTTTTGTCCTTGAAAACGAGGACGACGAGCTGCCAGAGTGCGACGCTGTGATCACAAATTTAAGTGATGTTGGCATATGCGTCTTGGTGGCGGACTGCTCGCCTGTCGTGATGATAGATGAAAAGCGTGGCGTGATCTGCGTGGCTCATGCAGGAAGAGCTGGCGTGACGCTAAAAATTTGCACAAAAGCAGTTACGCTTATGAGCGAGAAATTTGGCTCAAAAGCAGATGAAATGAGCGTCTTTGTCGGAGCAAATATAAAGGGCAGCTGCTACGAGATAGGCGAGCTTGACCTTGGGGAATTTAACGCATATAAGATAGGTAGAAATTTTGATATGAACGCGGCCTTAAGAGATGAATTTAGCGCACTTGGGGTTAAAAATCTAAACTTTAGCGAGGTCTGCACGCACTGCGATGAGAGATATTTTTCGTACCGAAGAGACGGCGTGTGCGGTAGATTTTGCGGATTTGCGGTCAAATTTAAGGATAAAAATGGGATATGA
- the iadA gene encoding beta-aspartyl-peptidase: protein MLLLKNANLYTPKFLGKCDVLVGGGKILAIGEGLSFSVEGLEIYDLKGKILVPGLIDQHVHITGGGGEAGYHSRTPEITLSQIVKYGTTTLVGVLGTDGVTRSLENLYSKAKALEFEGISTFIHTGSYASPCVTFTGDIAKDLILIDKVIGVKIALTDNRGSYVSKEELIKILSKIRIGGMVSKKGGVLHMHMGGLSEKFDNVFKVIKDYEFPVHYFSPTHCARTKDLFNEALKFQKIGGNVDITSGGSKFAPLHEVVAYGLENGLNLERLTMSSDGNGSVPKFNENGELIGYGCASCASNLEVLQALVRNKILNIEDTLALMSKNVARYLNLSQKGEIKVGNDADLCVFDEELNLYDVIAKGEFCVKDEKVVKKGFFE from the coding sequence ATGCTTTTGCTTAAAAATGCTAATCTATACACGCCAAAATTTCTTGGCAAATGCGATGTTTTGGTAGGTGGCGGTAAAATTTTAGCCATCGGCGAGGGGCTAAGCTTTAGCGTAGAAGGGCTAGAAATTTACGACCTAAAGGGCAAAATTTTGGTTCCAGGCCTCATTGATCAGCACGTGCATATCACGGGTGGCGGCGGCGAGGCTGGATATCACTCAAGAACTCCTGAGATCACGCTTAGCCAGATCGTAAAGTACGGCACGACGACGCTTGTTGGCGTTTTGGGGACTGATGGGGTTACTAGAAGCTTGGAAAATCTCTACTCAAAGGCAAAAGCGCTCGAGTTTGAGGGCATCTCGACCTTCATCCACACCGGCTCATACGCAAGCCCCTGTGTGACATTTACCGGCGACATCGCAAAAGATCTCATACTAATCGACAAAGTGATCGGCGTGAAGATCGCACTGACCGACAACCGCGGTAGCTACGTCTCAAAAGAGGAGCTCATCAAGATCCTAAGCAAGATACGTATAGGCGGCATGGTCTCTAAAAAAGGCGGCGTGCTTCACATGCATATGGGAGGGCTGAGTGAGAAATTTGACAACGTCTTTAAGGTGATAAAAGACTATGAATTCCCAGTTCATTACTTCTCGCCGACACACTGCGCTAGGACGAAAGACCTGTTTAACGAGGCTTTGAAATTTCAAAAAATAGGCGGAAACGTCGATATCACAAGCGGTGGAAGTAAATTTGCCCCACTTCATGAGGTGGTAGCTTACGGCCTTGAAAATGGGCTAAATTTAGAGCGCTTAACAATGAGCTCAGACGGAAACGGCAGCGTGCCTAAATTTAACGAAAATGGCGAGCTTATCGGATATGGCTGTGCGTCATGTGCGTCAAATTTAGAGGTATTGCAAGCTTTAGTGAGAAATAAAATTTTAAATATAGAAGATACTTTGGCATTGATGAGTAAAAACGTGGCGAGGTATCTAAATTTAAGCCAAAAAGGCGAGATCAAAGTTGGCAATGACGCTGATCTTTGCGTCTTTGATGAAGAGCTAAATTTATACGACGTGATCGCAAAAGGTGAGTTTTGTGTCAAGGACGAAAAGGTCGTTAAAAAAGGCTTTTTTGAGTAA
- the rpsB gene encoding 30S ribosomal protein S2 codes for MVTMRDLLECGVHFGHQTRRWNPKMKKFIFGERKGIYIIDLQKTIRYFRYTYNIVRDAAAEGKSVLFVGTKKQAIDAIKEYAEKCGMPYVNHRWLGGMMTNFGTIRQSIRKLEVIEAMEEDGSINLLTKKEALMLRRKKEKLIATLGGIRNMKSLPDMIFVVDTVKEKIAVQEANRLKIPVVAPIDTNCDPDVVDYPIPGNDDAIRSVQLFCQEMAEAINEGKSLLEQDGGEQAAGEEVSQDEKDAVVAEAMSEEDFGEDEE; via the coding sequence ATGGTAACTATGAGAGATTTATTAGAGTGTGGCGTACATTTTGGTCACCAAACACGCCGCTGGAACCCAAAGATGAAAAAATTTATCTTTGGTGAGAGAAAAGGTATCTATATTATAGATCTACAAAAGACTATCCGCTACTTCCGCTACACTTACAACATCGTTCGTGACGCAGCTGCTGAAGGCAAGTCAGTGCTATTTGTCGGTACTAAAAAACAAGCTATCGACGCTATCAAAGAGTACGCTGAGAAATGCGGAATGCCTTATGTAAATCACCGCTGGTTAGGTGGTATGATGACAAACTTCGGTACTATCCGCCAGTCTATCCGCAAACTAGAAGTTATCGAAGCTATGGAAGAAGATGGTTCGATAAATTTACTAACTAAAAAAGAGGCTTTGATGCTTCGCCGCAAAAAAGAGAAGCTTATCGCAACTCTTGGCGGTATCCGCAATATGAAAAGCCTACCTGATATGATATTTGTTGTTGATACAGTTAAAGAAAAGATCGCTGTTCAAGAGGCAAATCGCTTAAAAATCCCAGTTGTAGCACCTATCGATACAAACTGCGATCCTGACGTTGTTGATTATCCTATCCCTGGAAACGACGATGCGATCCGCTCTGTTCAGCTTTTCTGCCAAGAGATGGCTGAGGCGATCAACGAAGGCAAATCACTTCTTGAGCAAGATGGTGGCGAGCAAGCTGCTGGTGAAGAAGTAAGCCAAGATGAGAAAGACGCAGTTGTAGCTGAGGCTATGAGCGAAGAAGACTTTGGCGAGGACGAAGAGTAA
- the tsf gene encoding translation elongation factor Ts, with translation MEITAQMVKELRESTGAGMMDCKKALGEANGDMEKAVDILREKGLGQAAKKADRLASEGLVSVEVCSKCKKATISEINSETDFVARNPQFQALAKDATAHIQSSGIKTVEELNASTLNGVKFEEYFKTQIATIGENLVVRRFETISADDKGVVNGYVHSNGRVGVLIGAACESAEVANKAAEFIRNLCMHAAAMKPSVISYKDLDKEFVEKEFIALRAELEKENEELKRLGKPLHHIPEYASRCQIGEAELAKATKAIEEELKAEGKPEKIWDKIIPGKIERFYADNTVLDQRLTLLGQFYVMDDKKTIEQVIEEKSKELGGKIEIVKYVRFELGEGLEKKVDDFAAEVAAQIG, from the coding sequence ATGGAAATAACTGCACAAATGGTAAAAGAGCTCCGCGAATCAACCGGAGCTGGCATGATGGACTGCAAAAAGGCACTTGGCGAAGCAAATGGCGACATGGAAAAAGCTGTTGATATACTTCGTGAAAAAGGCCTAGGTCAAGCTGCTAAAAAGGCTGACCGCCTTGCAAGCGAGGGCTTAGTAAGCGTTGAAGTTTGCTCAAAATGCAAAAAAGCAACTATCAGCGAGATCAACTCTGAGACCGACTTCGTTGCTAGAAACCCACAGTTTCAAGCGCTTGCAAAAGACGCAACGGCTCACATCCAATCAAGTGGTATAAAAACAGTTGAAGAGCTAAATGCAAGCACATTAAATGGTGTTAAATTTGAAGAATATTTCAAAACTCAGATCGCAACTATCGGTGAAAACCTTGTAGTTCGTCGCTTTGAGACAATCAGCGCTGATGATAAGGGCGTGGTAAATGGCTACGTTCACTCAAATGGCCGTGTTGGCGTACTTATCGGTGCAGCTTGCGAAAGTGCTGAAGTTGCAAACAAAGCAGCTGAATTTATAAGAAATTTATGTATGCACGCAGCTGCTATGAAGCCAAGCGTTATAAGCTACAAAGACCTTGATAAAGAGTTTGTTGAGAAAGAATTTATCGCACTTCGTGCTGAACTTGAAAAAGAAAATGAAGAGCTAAAACGCCTAGGTAAGCCACTTCACCACATCCCTGAATATGCTAGCCGCTGCCAGATAGGTGAGGCAGAGCTTGCAAAAGCTACAAAAGCGATCGAAGAAGAGCTAAAAGCTGAGGGCAAACCTGAGAAAATTTGGGACAAGATCATCCCTGGCAAGATCGAGAGATTTTACGCTGATAACACAGTGCTTGACCAACGCCTTACACTTTTAGGTCAGTTTTATGTAATGGACGATAAAAAGACTATCGAACAAGTTATCGAAGAGAAGAGCAAAGAGCTTGGCGGCAAGATCGAAATCGTAAAATACGTTCGTTTCGAGCTTGGCGAAGGCTTAGAGAAAAAAGTAGATGACTTTGCTGCAGAAGTTGCTGCTCAAATAGGCTAA
- a CDS encoding ABC transporter ATP-binding protein: protein MEILRASNLGFAYDYTLFNNINLTLNQKQSIAITGVSGCGKSTLLHILSTLLKPNFGEVIYQDRSIYELSQNELLAIRRLHFGIIFQSHYLFKGFSAYENIELASILSGENIEKNDLEALKISSVINQKVGELSGGQQQRVSIARVLTKKPKIIFADEPTGNLDKQTANEVMQVLFDYINENNAALVLVTHDNDLAAKCDNSYKLENKELVQIS from the coding sequence ATGGAAATTTTAAGAGCGTCTAATCTAGGCTTTGCGTATGATTATACGCTCTTTAACAATATAAATTTAACTCTCAATCAAAAACAAAGTATCGCGATAACTGGCGTTAGCGGTTGTGGCAAATCAACGCTTTTACACATACTTTCAACACTTTTAAAACCAAATTTTGGCGAGGTCATCTATCAAGATAGATCGATCTATGAGCTTTCTCAAAATGAGCTTTTGGCCATTAGAAGGCTTCATTTTGGCATTATTTTTCAGTCGCACTATCTTTTTAAAGGTTTTAGCGCTTATGAAAATATCGAGCTTGCAAGCATCTTATCTGGTGAAAATATAGAAAAAAATGATCTTGAAGCGCTTAAAATTTCAAGTGTAATAAATCAAAAAGTTGGCGAGCTAAGTGGCGGTCAGCAGCAGCGTGTCAGCATCGCTAGAGTGCTTACTAAAAAGCCAAAGATCATCTTTGCAGACGAGCCAACGGGCAACCTTGATAAGCAAACGGCAAATGAAGTGATGCAAGTTTTATTTGACTATATAAATGAAAATAACGCTGCCCTTGTTCTAGTCACTCACGACAACGACCTAGCCGCGAAATGCGATAACTCATACAAGCTTGAAAATAAAGAGCTTGTGCAAATTTCTTAA
- the fliR gene encoding flagellar biosynthetic protein FliR translates to MELVEFFGADKTIVFMLLFARLSGLIVFFPFYSHNQIPLSVKTLLVFVLCVVLFPLSKAHENSINFLVGEILGEVMLGLSAGLMLTIIFATLQMAGEQISMVMGFSMASVLDPQTGTNSPVIANLINFIALLTFLAFDGHHLLLQFYASSLAVVPLGDFYPRPGIMSYAINLFTNLFMFGFIMSFPIIALSLLSDSIFGMLMKTMPQFNLLVIGYPIKVTIGFSVLIAILAGIMKIMSDLLLKVINDLPALFF, encoded by the coding sequence ATGGAACTAGTAGAATTTTTTGGAGCTGATAAGACCATAGTTTTTATGCTTTTATTTGCACGCCTAAGCGGTCTCATCGTTTTTTTCCCATTTTATTCGCACAATCAAATTCCTCTTAGCGTAAAAACGCTTTTAGTTTTTGTTCTTTGTGTCGTGCTTTTTCCTCTCTCAAAAGCTCATGAAAACTCTATAAATTTCCTTGTTGGCGAGATACTTGGCGAGGTGATGCTGGGGCTAAGTGCTGGACTTATGCTAACCATCATCTTTGCCACACTTCAAATGGCAGGCGAGCAAATCTCGATGGTCATGGGCTTTTCGATGGCGTCGGTACTTGACCCACAAACTGGCACAAACTCCCCAGTCATAGCAAACCTTATAAATTTCATCGCACTGCTAACATTTCTAGCTTTTGACGGTCACCATTTACTCCTTCAGTTTTACGCTAGCTCACTTGCTGTGGTACCACTTGGCGACTTTTATCCACGCCCTGGCATCATGAGCTATGCGATAAATTTATTTACAAATTTGTTTATGTTTGGCTTTATCATGTCATTTCCTATCATCGCGCTTTCTTTGCTCTCAGACTCCATTTTTGGCATGCTCATGAAGACGATGCCGCAGTTTAACCTACTAGTCATCGGCTACCCTATCAAAGTGACGATCGGATTTTCTGTTTTGATAGCCATTTTAGCAGGCATTATGAAGATCATGAGCGACCTACTTTTAAAAGTGATAAATGATCTGCCGGCTCTATTTTTTTAA
- a CDS encoding Highly acidic protein — translation MKVALINKNPAVSRLITLSLNKIGTEYSEFEDLNGFDDAQFDFIIIDSDVDSSELATDKKVMYLASRGESKPEFATLMLEKPFLPTEFISVFEQNIPKDEPVAEHGESEQGESDFGDFSDEAINFDEMSGFKLPDIDTNLENFADLDKELLESGIDSPSEEISQSDLQEENEVSDMESLEELEDLQELASEDLADESVDEETSEAISDAHESEESKDGDLAELSALVDEIENMPEESEADEELNKNLDDIISQNDVAGLIDGEKADGELDEIDQSKFELSEIDSLDEELNSEETDEENKNLDDAELDTTNLEQEELNIDELAKFDDEDSLENEINLEDEPKDEENLDEISEADEEQIQVDDEKVEEDIEEEALDEISSEELENLEPSESKNASSEMPEEELEDMSEPEAKEDLGLVDETFEEENAQEEEDAQEESKDAAPSELNFDAASIDDIDESTMLAAFGLKDMPKTSSKNDAKEDYKEELTKKITKHVHESLNESSLRDVLKDMNIKINISFEEK, via the coding sequence ATGAAAGTTGCTCTTATAAATAAAAATCCAGCAGTTTCACGTCTGATAACTTTAAGTCTGAATAAAATCGGTACCGAATATAGCGAATTTGAGGATCTAAATGGATTTGACGATGCTCAGTTTGACTTTATCATAATCGACAGTGACGTGGATAGTAGCGAGCTAGCTACAGATAAAAAGGTAATGTATCTAGCAAGTCGTGGCGAGAGCAAGCCAGAATTTGCTACTTTGATGCTTGAAAAACCATTTTTACCGACTGAATTTATAAGTGTTTTTGAGCAAAATATTCCAAAAGATGAGCCAGTTGCCGAGCATGGCGAGAGTGAGCAGGGTGAAAGCGACTTTGGCGACTTTAGCGATGAGGCTATAAATTTTGACGAGATGTCAGGGTTTAAACTGCCTGATATAGATACAAATTTAGAAAATTTTGCAGATCTTGACAAAGAGCTTTTAGAAAGTGGCATAGATAGCCCAAGCGAGGAGATTAGCCAGAGCGACTTACAAGAGGAAAATGAAGTTAGCGATATGGAGTCTTTAGAAGAGCTTGAAGACCTACAAGAGCTTGCCAGCGAAGATCTTGCTGATGAGAGCGTGGATGAAGAGACTAGCGAAGCGATAAGTGATGCGCATGAGAGCGAAGAGAGTAAAGATGGCGATCTAGCAGAGCTTAGTGCGCTTGTCGATGAGATAGAAAATATGCCAGAAGAGTCTGAAGCAGATGAAGAGCTAAATAAAAATTTAGATGATATTATTAGTCAAAATGACGTTGCAGGCTTGATTGATGGAGAGAAGGCAGATGGCGAGCTTGACGAGATAGATCAGAGTAAATTTGAGCTTAGTGAGATTGATTCGCTTGATGAAGAGCTAAATAGTGAAGAGACTGACGAAGAAAATAAAAATTTAGATGACGCTGAGCTAGATACTACAAATTTAGAGCAAGAAGAGCTAAATATAGACGAGCTAGCTAAATTTGATGATGAAGATAGCCTTGAAAATGAGATAAATTTAGAAGATGAGCCTAAAGATGAGGAGAATTTAGATGAGATCTCTGAGGCTGATGAAGAGCAAATTCAAGTAGATGATGAAAAAGTAGAAGAAGATATAGAAGAAGAGGCTTTGGATGAAATTTCAAGTGAGGAGCTAGAAAATTTAGAGCCTAGCGAGAGTAAAAACGCTTCTAGTGAGATGCCAGAAGAAGAGCTAGAAGATATGAGTGAGCCAGAAGCCAAAGAGGATCTAGGTCTAGTAGATGAAACCTTTGAAGAAGAAAATGCTCAAGAAGAAGAAGACGCACAAGAAGAGAGCAAAGACGCAGCACCAAGCGAGTTAAACTTTGACGCAGCATCGATAGATGATATAGATGAAAGCACGATGTTAGCGGCATTCGGGCTAAAAGATATGCCTAAAACAAGCTCAAAAAATGATGCAAAAGAAGACTACAAAGAAGAGCTAACTAAAAAGATCACAAAACACGTCCACGAGTCGCTAAATGAGAGCTCGCTAAGAGATGTGCTAAAAGATATGAATATTAAGATAAATATAAGTTTTGAGGAAAAGTGA
- the gmk gene encoding guanylate kinase, whose protein sequence is MQGQILVVSGPSGSGKSTLLSRLLKEEKDLYFSISSTTRAKREGEVDGVDYYFIKEDEFKSGIEKGEFLEWAQVHKNYYGTSLKPVLEALEAGKIVIFDIDVQGFHIALEKFKSYITSVFITTANKKELKRRLKNRGTDCDETIENRLMNAVGEMEHILEYDYFLVNDDIEKSYKGLKSILRAMRLKSAKINLRNVIDEWIDC, encoded by the coding sequence TTGCAAGGACAAATTTTAGTAGTTTCAGGGCCTAGCGGAAGCGGTAAAAGCACGCTTTTGAGCCGTCTTTTAAAGGAGGAGAAAGACCTATATTTTTCTATCTCAAGCACAACAAGAGCCAAAAGAGAAGGCGAAGTTGATGGGGTGGATTATTATTTTATAAAAGAAGATGAATTTAAAAGCGGCATAGAAAAGGGTGAGTTTTTAGAGTGGGCGCAGGTGCATAAAAACTACTATGGTACGAGCTTAAAGCCAGTTTTAGAGGCACTTGAAGCTGGAAAGATAGTGATATTTGACATCGATGTGCAGGGCTTTCACATCGCACTTGAGAAATTTAAAAGCTACATCACTTCAGTCTTTATAACAACTGCGAATAAAAAAGAGCTCAAAAGACGATTGAAAAACCGCGGAACAGATTGTGACGAGACGATAGAAAATCGCCTGATGAACGCAGTTGGAGAGATGGAGCATATTTTAGAGTATGATTATTTTTTAGTAAATGATGATATAGAAAAGAGCTATAAAGGACTAAAATCAATCCTTCGAGCGATGAGGTTAAAAAGTGCTAAGATAAACTTAAGAAACGTCATCGACGAGTGGATAGATTGTTAG
- the tatA gene encoding twin-arginine translocase TatA/TatE family subunit: MGSFSIGHWLIVLAIIVLLFGAKKIPELAKGLGKGIKTFKAEMEDTTPEKSEKVEHKEESAASQKIEETTKNA, from the coding sequence ATGGGTTCTTTTAGTATTGGCCACTGGTTGATCGTTTTAGCGATCATTGTATTACTTTTTGGAGCAAAGAAGATCCCAGAGCTTGCAAAAGGACTAGGTAAGGGCATAAAGACTTTTAAGGCTGAGATGGAGGATACAACCCCTGAAAAGAGCGAAAAAGTCGAGCATAAAGAAGAGAGCGCTGCTAGTCAAAAGATAGAAGAAACAACTAAAAACGCGTAG
- the argS gene encoding arginine--tRNA ligase, translating to MKDKVKAEISKVLEREFVLEKPKDKNLAHYATPLFSLAKELRKSPAMIASEFADKFSDSKIVEASAVNGYLNFKLKSKFLDEISKQILLDSENFAKEDAKKDSYLIEYISANPTGPLHIGHVRGAVYGDTLARLGKRLGYAISTEYYINDAGNQIDLLGTSISLAAKEQLFNESVVYPEKYYRGDYILDIAKLANEKFGKEIFYDERRNLELAEFGKDIVLEIIKKDLADVGIFIESWASEKALYDHLVPTIEKLKRSNQMYEKEGATYIASTTLGDDNDRVVVRNDGRPTYLAGDIIYHNAKFERNFDHYINIWGADHHGYIARLKAAINFLGYDENKLEVILMQMVSLLKDGKPYKMSKRAGNAVLMSDIASEIGAEALRFIFISKANTSSLEFDVDELKKEDSSNPIFYINYAHARINQVFAKAGKSVCDVVNADFECLDENAKNLLFEALILPEILEDAFISRQLQKIPDYLKSMSASFHKFYNENRVVGNENEDSLLKVFAIVAVSIKTAFNIMGITAKDRM from the coding sequence TTGAAAGACAAAGTAAAAGCTGAAATTTCAAAGGTTTTAGAGCGAGAATTTGTGCTTGAGAAGCCAAAGGATAAAAATTTAGCCCACTATGCGACGCCACTTTTTAGCCTTGCAAAGGAGCTAAGAAAGTCGCCGGCTATGATAGCTAGCGAGTTTGCTGATAAATTTAGTGATAGCAAGATAGTTGAAGCCAGCGCAGTAAATGGCTACTTAAATTTCAAGCTTAAGAGCAAATTTTTAGATGAAATTTCAAAGCAAATTTTGCTAGATAGCGAAAATTTTGCAAAAGAAGATGCGAAAAAAGATAGCTATTTAATAGAATACATCAGCGCAAATCCAACTGGACCGCTTCACATCGGACACGTTAGAGGTGCAGTTTATGGCGATACTTTAGCTAGACTTGGCAAAAGACTTGGCTACGCCATCTCAACAGAATACTACATAAACGATGCGGGTAATCAAATAGATCTGCTTGGCACTTCAATATCTCTCGCGGCTAAAGAGCAACTTTTTAACGAAAGCGTCGTCTATCCAGAGAAGTACTACCGCGGGGATTATATTTTAGATATTGCTAAGCTTGCAAATGAGAAATTTGGTAAAGAAATTTTTTATGACGAGAGAAGAAACCTTGAGCTTGCTGAGTTTGGCAAGGATATCGTGCTTGAGATCATCAAAAAAGACTTGGCTGACGTTGGCATTTTTATAGAGAGCTGGGCTAGCGAAAAGGCCCTTTATGACCATCTTGTGCCAACTATAGAAAAGCTAAAACGTTCAAATCAAATGTATGAAAAAGAGGGCGCTACTTATATCGCTTCTACCACGCTTGGCGACGATAACGATAGGGTTGTCGTTAGAAATGACGGTAGGCCGACATATCTAGCTGGTGACATCATCTACCATAATGCTAAATTTGAAAGAAATTTTGACCACTATATAAACATTTGGGGTGCGGATCATCACGGATATATTGCAAGGCTAAAGGCTGCGATAAATTTCCTTGGATACGACGAAAACAAGCTTGAAGTGATACTTATGCAGATGGTTAGCCTGCTAAAAGATGGCAAGCCATACAAGATGAGTAAGCGCGCTGGCAATGCCGTGCTGATGAGTGATATCGCAAGCGAGATCGGTGCTGAGGCGCTTAGATTTATCTTTATAAGTAAAGCAAACACGAGTAGCTTGGAATTTGATGTAGATGAGCTTAAAAAAGAGGATAGCTCAAACCCTATTTTTTACATAAACTATGCTCACGCTAGGATAAATCAGGTCTTTGCAAAGGCTGGAAAAAGTGTTTGCGACGTGGTGAATGCGGACTTTGAGTGTCTAGATGAAAATGCTAAAAATTTGCTTTTTGAGGCACTTATTTTGCCTGAGATTTTAGAGGATGCTTTTATCTCAAGGCAGCTTCAAAAGATACCAGACTATCTAAAGTCAATGTCTGCTAGTTTTCATAAATTTTATAACGAAAACCGCGTGGTTGGAAATGAAAATGAAGATAGCTTACTAAAAGTCTTTGCAATCGTTGCAGTTTCTATAAAAACAGCATTTAATATAATGGGAATCACAGCTAAAGATAGGATGTAA
- a CDS encoding UDP-N-acetylglucosamine 4,6-dehydratase, translating to MDILSLIGRTKNLFEDDINALDKDLKEIVSSSSFLVIGGAGSIGSAVTKEIFIRDPKKLYVVDISENNLVELVRDIRSEFGYINGDFKTFAIDVASAEFDALLAQSGGFDYVLNLSALKHVRSEKDPFTLMRMLETNIFNTDKTLAQALGMKSKKYFCVSTDKAANPVNLMGASKRIMEMFAFRHSLEIDVSMARFANVAFSDGSLLFGFQKRIEKSQPIVAPNDVRRYFLTPKESGELCLLSTIFGENRDIFFPKLDENLDLITFSEIAKRYLANLGYEPFLCENEEEARKLAKVLPKDGFYPCLFAPSDTTGEKDYEEFFVDGERLDMQRLQNIGIVKNDTNFDSKKLEIFKNNILNLKSSLTWSKEDVLREVFELIPNFMHKETGKYLDEKM from the coding sequence ATGGATATCTTAAGCTTAATAGGGCGCACGAAAAACCTCTTTGAAGATGATATAAATGCCCTTGATAAAGACCTAAAAGAGATAGTTTCAAGCTCAAGCTTCCTAGTTATCGGCGGTGCTGGCTCGATAGGGTCTGCCGTGACAAAAGAGATCTTTATAAGAGACCCCAAAAAACTCTACGTCGTTGATATCTCTGAAAACAACCTTGTCGAGCTAGTGCGTGACATAAGAAGTGAGTTTGGATATATAAATGGTGACTTTAAAACTTTTGCCATAGATGTTGCAAGCGCCGAGTTTGACGCACTTTTAGCGCAAAGCGGTGGATTTGACTACGTGTTAAATTTATCAGCGCTAAAGCACGTTAGAAGCGAAAAAGACCCATTTACACTCATGAGAATGCTTGAAACAAATATCTTCAACACCGATAAAACGCTGGCTCAAGCTTTGGGTATGAAGTCAAAAAAATATTTCTGTGTCAGCACCGACAAGGCCGCAAATCCTGTAAATTTAATGGGAGCTAGCAAGCGCATCATGGAGATGTTTGCGTTTAGGCACTCTTTAGAGATCGACGTCTCGATGGCTAGATTTGCAAACGTGGCATTTAGCGACGGCTCGCTTCTTTTTGGCTTTCAAAAACGCATAGAAAAGTCTCAGCCAATAGTCGCTCCAAACGACGTCAGGCGCTACTTTCTAACGCCAAAAGAGAGCGGTGAGCTCTGCCTTTTAAGCACCATTTTTGGCGAAAATAGAGATATATTTTTCCCAAAACTAGATGAAAATTTAGACCTCATAACATTTAGCGAGATAGCCAAGCGATACTTAGCAAATTTAGGCTACGAGCCATTTTTATGTGAAAATGAGGAGGAGGCTAGAAAGCTTGCAAAAGTGCTTCCAAAAGATGGCTTTTACCCTTGTCTTTTTGCGCCTAGTGACACGACTGGAGAGAAGGACTACGAGGAGTTTTTCGTTGACGGCGAGAGGCTTGATATGCAAAGACTTCAAAACATCGGCATAGTCAAAAATGATACAAATTTTGACAGTAAAAAGCTAGAAATTTTCAAAAACAATATCTTAAATTTAAAATCAAGCTTGACATGGAGCAAAGAGGACGTTTTACGCGAAGTTTTTGAGCTCATACCAAATTTTATGCATAAAGAAACAGGAAAATATCTCGATGAAAAGATGTGA